A window of the Vigna angularis cultivar LongXiaoDou No.4 chromosome 3, ASM1680809v1, whole genome shotgun sequence genome harbors these coding sequences:
- the LOC128195828 gene encoding uncharacterized mitochondrial protein AtMg00860-like — translation MDEVKFLGHVVSAGGISMDPAKVQAILQWERPISVTEVRSFVGLAGYYRSFIEGFSRIVAPLTRLARKDQPFAWANHCEDSFQELKQKLTSAPVLVIPDTGKPFEEGKVVAYASRQLKVHERNYPTHDLEFAAVVFALKIWRHFLYGARFQRRWMEFIKDYEFYLLYQPGKANVVADALSRKIVHVSAMMVRELELAESF, via the exons atgGATGAAGTAAAGTTCTTAGGCCATGTGGTCTCGGCTGGTGGCATTTCTATGGATCCTGCAAAGGTGCAGGCGATTCTTCAATGGGAGAGGCCCATTTCGGTCACGGAAGTTAGGAGTTTTGTTGGGTTGGCAGGATACTATCGGAGCTTCATTGAGGGTTTTTCAAGAATTGTAGCGCCATTGACTCGGTTAGCTAGGAAGGATCAACCTTTCGCTTGGGCGAATCATTGTGAAGATAGTTTTCAGGAGTTGAAGCAGAAGTTGACGAGTGCTCCTGTGTTGGTAATCCCTGACACAGGTAAACCTTTTGAG GAAGGAAAGGTGGTAGCCTATGCTTCAAGGCAATTGAAGGTTCATGAGAGGAATTATCCTACTCATGACTTGGAGTTTGCGGCAGTGGTGTTTGccttgaagatttggaggcattttCTGTATGGTGCTCGATTTCAA agaagatggatggaattCATAAAGGACTATGAATTTTATCTACTCTACCAACCTGGTAAGGCTAATGTGGTGGCTGATGCCTTGAGTAGGAAGATCGTGCATGTGTCGGCAATGATGGTCCGAGAACTGGAATTGGCTGAAAGCTTTTGA
- the LOC108324592 gene encoding uncharacterized protein LOC108324592, producing the protein MKQFKATRVSAEASQRQYVDIMHHPAKFSGKCSPDETDQWFRDMERIFHAKRCSDENRLAFSEYLLTGETSHWWSSMRMLLEGSGTPISWEVFKHKFYTEYFSDSVRFAKEVEFLQLVQGNMLVLEYADQFKHLLRFHTLRMNEEGQCMKFDNGLRGDIKLLVTSLSIKEFPALVEKARVLEKTKMEVESHQRQPPRVGGPNISRGQQGSISCYNCGGPHVKSVCPQLREYKRCNRCGREGHYERDCPLGRREVVQNHSVGRFQPRGGVRPQTIGRVYAMSRVEAASSAKLIISQCLLYRRDCVVLFDSGATHSFVSDACVERLGLTVGELQCDLVVSTPTTGLVRTSLVCARYPVEVEGRRFKVNLIYLPLQGLEVIIGMDWLSTNHILIDCGEKKLVFPKKGEVVPISSGQLK; encoded by the exons ATGAAACAATTCAAGGCGACCAGAGTCTCAGCTGAGGCCTCTCAGAGGCAATATGTGGATATTATG CACCATCCGGCTAAGTTCAGTGGGAAGTGTAGTCCGGATGAGACCGATCAGTGGTTCCGAGACATGGAGAGGATCTTCCATGCCAAGAGGTGTTCGGATGAGAACCGATTGGCTTTTTCTGAGTATTTGCTAACAGGAGAAACTAGTCATTGGTGGAGTAGCATGAGAATGCTATTGGAAGGGAGCGGTACTCCCATATCTTGGGAAGTATTCAAGCATAAGTTTTACACTGAGTACTTTTCAGATAGCGTTCGGTTTGCAAAGGAGGTAGAGTTCCTTCAGCTGGTTCAGGGAAACATGTTAGTATTAGAGTATGCCGATCAGTTCAAGCATCTTTTAAGGTTTCATACGttgagaatgaatgaagagGGGCAGTGCATGAAGTTTGATAATGGGTTGAGAGGTGATATCAAGTTGTTGGTCACCAGTTTAAGTATCAAGGAGTTTCCAGCTTTGGTGGAAAAGGCTAGAGTTTTAGAGAAGACAAAAATGGAAGTGGAAAGTCATCAAAGACAGCCACCGAGGGTTGGAGGACCGAACATTTCCAGAG GGCAGCAAGGGTCAATAAGTTGTTATAACTGTGGAGGACCTCATGTTAAGTCAGTTTGTCCTCAATTGAGAGAGTACAAGAGGTGCAATCGGTGTGGAAGGGAAGGTCATTACGAGAGGGATTGTCCCTTGGGTAGAAGGGAAGTGGTTCAGAACCATTCGGTTGGGAGGTTTCAGCCGAGAGGAGGTGTCAGACCTCAGACTATTGGAAGGGTCTATGCTATGTCAAGAGTAGAAGCGGCCAGTTCAGCTAAGCTTATTATCAGTCAATGCTTGTTGTATCGTAGAGATTGTGTAGTGTTGTTTGATTCTGGGGCAACGCATTCTTTTGTTTCTGATGCATGTGTAGAGAGATTGGGGTTAACTGTGGGAGAGTTACAGtgtgatctggtggtgtctacACCAACAACAGGTTTAGTTAGGACATCTTTAGTGTGTGCTAGATATCCGGTTGAGGTTGAGGGGCGTCGGTTCAAGGTGAATCTTATCTATTTACCTTTGCAAGGTTTAGAAGTAATtataggaatggattggttgtcTACCAATCATATTCTTATAGATTGTGGAGAGAAGAAGTTGGTATTTCCTAAAAAGGGAGAAGTCGTGCCAATTTCTTCTGGGCAGTTGAAGTAA
- the LOC108325379 gene encoding probable E3 ubiquitin-protein ligase BAH1-like 1 isoform X1, which translates to MITETRSGHSLTYQRYIQGHGHKLPAVGFKKLKKTMKRCRRASTPTCPDHCPVCDGTFFPSLLKEMSDIVGCFNQRAQKLLEVHLASGFRKYFLMLKGKLHRNHTALIQEGKDLVIYALINSIAIRKILKKYDKIHYSKQGQLFKSKVQTMHKEILQSPWLSELIALHINLRETKAKSREASALFHGCYLTFKDGKPSLTCELFDSFKIDINLTCSICLDTVFDPVSLACGHIFCYTCACLAASVTIVDGLKAAKSKAKCALCRQHGVYEDAMHLEELNILLGRRCKEYWEQRLRMERKERVKQVKEHWETQCRVFVGI; encoded by the exons ATGATTACGGAAACAAGAAGCGGCCACTCGTTA ACCTACCAGCGTTACATTCAAGGGCATGGCCACAAGCTCCCTGCTGTTGGCTTCAAGAAGCTCAAAAAGACCATGAAAAGGTGCAGGAGAGCATCCACACCCACCTGCCCCGATCATTGCCCAG TGTGTGATGGGACCTTTTTCCCTTCCCTTCTCAAAGAGATGTCAGACATAGTAGGGTGCTTTAACCAGCGAGCGCAGAAATTGCTGGAAGTGCATCTTGCTTCTGGCTTCAGAAAGTACTTTCTCATGTTGAAAGGAAAATTGCATAGGAATCATACAGCTCTAATCCAAGAAGGCAAAGATCTAGTCATATATGCACTCATAAATTCCATTGCAATTcgaaaaatattaaagaaatatgaCAAG ATTCATTATTCCAAGCAAGGCCAATTATTCAAGTCGAAAGTCCAGACCATGCACAAGGAAATTCTTCAGAGTCCTTGGCTTTCTGAGCTTATTGCCTTACACATTAACTTGAGGGAAACAAAAGCCAAGTCCAGGGAGGCATCTGCACTGTTTCATGGATGTTATCTCACATTCAAGGATGGAAAACCATCACTTACTTGTGAGCTCTTTGATTCCTTCAAAATTGACATTAACCTAACATGCTCCATATGCTTG GATACAGTGTTTGATCCAGTTTCTCTGGCGTGCGGCCACATTTTCTGCTACACCTGCGCTTGCTTAGCTGCGTCAGTTACCATTGTCGATGGACTTAAGGCAGCAAAGTCCAAAGCAAAATGTGCTCTATGCCGACAG CATGGAGTTTACGAAGATGCTATGCATTTGGAAGAATTGAATATTCTGCTAGGTCGAAG GTGCAAAGAGTACTGGGAGCAAAGGCTTCGGATGGAGAGAAAAGAGAGGGTTAAGCAAGTGAAGGAGCACTGGGAAACGCAGTGTAGGGTGTTCGTGGGCATCTAA
- the LOC108325379 gene encoding probable E3 ubiquitin-protein ligase BAH1-like 1 isoform X2, with translation MKFCKTYQRYIQGHGHKLPAVGFKKLKKTMKRCRRASTPTCPDHCPVCDGTFFPSLLKEMSDIVGCFNQRAQKLLEVHLASGFRKYFLMLKGKLHRNHTALIQEGKDLVIYALINSIAIRKILKKYDKIHYSKQGQLFKSKVQTMHKEILQSPWLSELIALHINLRETKAKSREASALFHGCYLTFKDGKPSLTCELFDSFKIDINLTCSICLDTVFDPVSLACGHIFCYTCACLAASVTIVDGLKAAKSKAKCALCRQHGVYEDAMHLEELNILLGRRCKEYWEQRLRMERKERVKQVKEHWETQCRVFVGI, from the exons ATGAAATTCTGCAAGACCTACCAGCGTTACATTCAAGGGCATGGCCACAAGCTCCCTGCTGTTGGCTTCAAGAAGCTCAAAAAGACCATGAAAAGGTGCAGGAGAGCATCCACACCCACCTGCCCCGATCATTGCCCAG TGTGTGATGGGACCTTTTTCCCTTCCCTTCTCAAAGAGATGTCAGACATAGTAGGGTGCTTTAACCAGCGAGCGCAGAAATTGCTGGAAGTGCATCTTGCTTCTGGCTTCAGAAAGTACTTTCTCATGTTGAAAGGAAAATTGCATAGGAATCATACAGCTCTAATCCAAGAAGGCAAAGATCTAGTCATATATGCACTCATAAATTCCATTGCAATTcgaaaaatattaaagaaatatgaCAAG ATTCATTATTCCAAGCAAGGCCAATTATTCAAGTCGAAAGTCCAGACCATGCACAAGGAAATTCTTCAGAGTCCTTGGCTTTCTGAGCTTATTGCCTTACACATTAACTTGAGGGAAACAAAAGCCAAGTCCAGGGAGGCATCTGCACTGTTTCATGGATGTTATCTCACATTCAAGGATGGAAAACCATCACTTACTTGTGAGCTCTTTGATTCCTTCAAAATTGACATTAACCTAACATGCTCCATATGCTTG GATACAGTGTTTGATCCAGTTTCTCTGGCGTGCGGCCACATTTTCTGCTACACCTGCGCTTGCTTAGCTGCGTCAGTTACCATTGTCGATGGACTTAAGGCAGCAAAGTCCAAAGCAAAATGTGCTCTATGCCGACAG CATGGAGTTTACGAAGATGCTATGCATTTGGAAGAATTGAATATTCTGCTAGGTCGAAG GTGCAAAGAGTACTGGGAGCAAAGGCTTCGGATGGAGAGAAAAGAGAGGGTTAAGCAAGTGAAGGAGCACTGGGAAACGCAGTGTAGGGTGTTCGTGGGCATCTAA
- the LOC108325288 gene encoding nucleolar protein 16, with translation MGRSRRKYKQSRTKVRVGLPKKNPRLFKPSFSVPPKLLQSLADEPQWDDKGTVNHNYHSFGVLSDPNSISHPSPASESIDSGSDLEEDDLKSALGKKRRDGKSALPQPLTAMQRIHIGRLVDKYGDDYQRMLMDIKLNPMQHSIGTLQKLCIRYHMYQNKNPLLLAK, from the exons ATGGGAAGGTCACGAAGAAAATACAAGCAATCAAGAACGAAGGTCCGAGTGGGTCTCCCGAAGAAGAACCCTAGGCTTTTCAAACCTTCTTTTTCTGTTCCACCGAAGCTCTTGCAATCCCTCGCCGACGAGCCCCAATGGGACGACAAAGGCACCGTTAACCACAACTACCATTCATTCGGCGTTCTCTCCGACCCCAACTCCATCTCTCATCCCTCTCCCGCTTCCGAATCCATCGATTCCGGCAGCGATCTCGAAGAAGACG ACTTGAAATCAGCCCTAGGAAAGAAGCGAAGAGACGGGAAAAGTGCGCTTCCTCAGCCTCTCACTGCAATGCAACGGATTCATATTGGACGCCTCGTCGATAAATACGGAGATGATTATCAG AGGATGTTGATGGATATAAAGCTGAATCCGATGCAACATTCGATTGGAACTTTGCAGAAGCTATGCATAAGATATCACATGTATCAAAACAAGAACCCGCTCCTTTTGGCCAAATGA
- the LOC108324591 gene encoding uncharacterized protein LOC108324591 — protein MEIEKILDMHTCSRQFNIKMMNAKWLSETLDTTLHENPNLKINEIRSKALRKWNTNVTISKARREKLIASCKVEGSFKNQFTRIYDYAHELLRCNPGSTIKVKVNSENGHTTFQRFYVCLKACKNSFISCRPFICLDGCFLKRKYKGELLTAIGRDPNEQMLPLTYAIVEVENKETWTWFLELLIEDLGDTEVCNSCTFMSDQQKGLLPAMPKLLPGAEHSFYMRHLYANFKKKFRGHTLKNVMWKAATSTYPQAWEREMLNIKDVNVEAYKYLIAIPPRSKFTGRALCDTLVNSMSEAFNSVIVDARGNPIITMLEEIRVYLMKKWATNIIKMCNMNFHICPKIRKRLTKESNLSKNWISSWSGEKMFEVRHFAVMTNKFTCRKWVISGIPCCHAIAAMRFLNLDLEEYVLIWFIRSTYDETYASIIFLVNGHLLWERTAFPNVFSPFKRKLPGRPKKKRRLESWELRRDETQMAKGGHRKKCSICRIVGHNRNQCPLRPQDQPDLPQPSEATPQPPTQEMTQPCDAPPQPT, from the exons AtggaaattgaaaaaatattggATATGCATACTTGCAGTAGGCAATTCAATATCAAAATGATGAACGCTAAGTGGTTGAGTGAGACATTAGATACCACACTACATGAAAATccaaatttgaagataaatgaaataCGATCAAAAGCTTTGAGGAAATGGAATACAAATGTCACAATATCTAAAGCTCGTAGGGAAAAATTAATAGCATCATGCAAAGTTGAAGGTTCATTTAAAAATCAGTTCACAAGAATATATGACTATGCACATGAATTATTGAGATGTAACCCTGGATCAACAATCAAAGTTAAAGTGAATAGTGAAAATGGTCATACCACATTTCAGAGGTTCTATGTTTGTTTAAAAGCTTGCAAGAATAGCTTCATCTCTTGTAGGCCCTTCATTTGTTTGGATGGATGTTTTCTGAAAAGAAAGTACAAGGGGGAGTTATTAACCGCTATTGGTAGAGATCCTAATGAGCAGATGTTACCTCTGACATATGCAATTGTGGAAGTAGAGAATAAAGAAACTTGGACATGGTTTTTGGAGTTGTTGATAGAAGACCTTGGGGACACTGAAGTATGTAATTCATGCACTTTTATGTCTGACCAACAAAAG GGTTTGCTGCCAGCTATGCCTAAACTTTTACCTGGGGCAGAGCACAGCTTTTACATGCGACACTTATATGcaaatttcaaaaaaaagtTCAGAGGGCACACCTTGAAGAATGTGATGTGGAAGGCTGCTACTAGTACATACCCCCAAGCTTGGGAAAGagaaatgttaaatataaaggATGTCAATGTAGAAGCTTACAAATACCTAATCGCTATTCCCCCAAG ATCTAAATTTACAGGTCGAGCACTATGTGATACACTAGTAAATAGCATGAGTGAAGCTTTTAATAGTGTTATTGTTGATGCTAGAGGAAATCCCATTATAACCATGCTAGAGGAAATTAGAGTTTACCTCATGAAAAAATGGGCAACCAACATAATCAAGATGTGTAATATGAACTTTCACATCTGCCCCAAGATTAGAAAGAGACTTACAAAAGAatcaaatttatccaaaaattGGATCTCTAG TTGGTCTGGAGAAAAAATGTTTGAAGTTAGGCATTTTGCAGTGATGACAAACAAGTTTACCTGCAGGAAATGGGTCATTAGTGGCATCCCTTGCTGCCATGCAATTGCAGCTATGAGATTCTTAAATTTAGATCTAGAAGAGTATGTTCTCATTTGGTTCATAAGGTCCACGTATGATGAAACATATGCCTCCATCATATTCCTAGTGAATGGGCACCTTTTATGGGAAAGAACAGCCTTCCCAAACGTCTTCTCAccatttaagagaaaattacctggcagaccaaagaaaaagagaaggttgGAGAGTTGGGAGTTAAGGAGGGATGAAACTCAAATGGCCAAAGGTGGCCACCGCAAAAAATGTAGCATTTGTCGTATTGTTGGGCATAACAGAAATCAATGCCCCTTACGTCCTCAAGATCAACCAGACCTACCACAACCATCTGAAGCAACACCCCAACCACCAACTCAAGAAATGACACAACCATGTGATGCACCACCCCAACCAACATAG